ATTCCCTTTTCAGTTTCACCAAACCATTGCCTGTTGGTATTATGAATTATTTTAGGAGAAGATAAATCTTTGATAAAGCCAAAAGGCATCAACGCAACATAGTTGGCTGACACCTTTAAAATAGGAGAAATATGTTTATGGTTTATTTTTTCTGGAGAAGCCACAAAACTAATTCCGTTCATCTTTTTTGTTTGGCTTTTACAAGACAAACATATAAGGCACATTAAAAGGAGTCTTACTATTTTCATAACTCCTAAATTACTGTTTTTTAAAATAATGCACGTACCCCTATACTATAAGTACTACCTAAACCCTGAAAATTATATCCTCTCACAATATTACTATATAAAACTTCTAAGTTTAAAACACTTGTAAGTTGATATTTACCTCCAAAACCAAGAGATGTATTATTCTGTTCAAAATCCCCAAAACGTTGTGAATGTTGTACGAACCCTAAAACAGTAGATTTATCAGAAGGAAAGTAACTCATAAATACTCCTGGAGCTACTAAAAAAGTATTATTTGCAAAACTTTTATCGTCTCCAAAACCATATTCTGTATTTAACTCTGTAAATAGTTGCCAATCTCCACTTTCAAAAGTATAATCATAGAAAAATCTATTTTGTAAAGACCAAGCTGTTTGATCTAAAAAACCATTTGGATTGTTATTTTCATCACCTTTTTTTAATAAAGGTATATGTAGTGATGTTTGAAAAGAAAAGTTTCCTATGCTTTCAAAAGGTTGAATTTTAACCGATGGGGCTATAGAGCTAATTCCTTTTCTATCCGTATTTGTATCATCTAAACTAAATACTGAAAGCACTTGTCTACCACCAAACGTATTAGAACGAAATTCAACAATAGCACCTACATTAAATCTAGCATTATCAGAAACTCCTGTAAAAACTTCTACAGTAGATGTAAAAAAGTTTTGTCTAGCAATTTTACTCGATTTGCTATTATTTTCTCCAGTAGATTTTGTCTGCGTATACAAACCATTAAAAAATTTAATATCCCACTGCCCTTTATTTAATAGTTTAGATGGTGTATATGTTTGAATATTACTTTTTTCTTCTTTTTTCTCTTCTTGAGCAAATCCTTGAGAAAAACTAAATAAAGCCACTGTGGTTATAATATATATAATTCTAGTTTTCATTATTACTTTTTTATAATTGAATAAATTAAGACGTTTTGTTTTTCAGTAGCTTACAAGCCTTTTTCTTATTTAAATTCATTCTAAATTTATTTACACTATTAAGTTCTTAACTTTAACAACGACCTAACTTGCAAATCAATTATTATGGAACACGTTGTTATTATTGGTAATGGAATTTCTGGTGTTACAGCCGCAAGACATATTCGTAAACTCTCTGACAAAAGAATAACGATAATATCTACAGAAACTGATTACTTCTTTTCTAGAACTGCTTTAATGTATGTGTATATGGGACACATGAAATTTGAACATACGCAACCTTATGAACCTTGGTTTTGGAAAAAAAACAACATTGAACTTAAAAAAGGTTTTGTTATCAACATAAACACTTCTAGTAAAGAGCTTGAATTTAGCAACGGTGAAAAATTTTCTTTTGATAAATTAATAATTGCTACAGGGTCTAAACCTAATAAATTTGGTTGGCCAGGGCAAGATTTAAACGGAGTTATGGGCATGTATCATAAACAAGATTTAGAAAACCTTGAAAAATACGCTCCTAACAATAAAGTATGTAAACGAGCTGTAATTATTGGTGGTGGTTTAATAGGAATTGAACTTGCTGAAATGTTACATAGCAGAAATATTCCTGTTACTTTTTTAGTACGTGAAAAGAGTTTTTGGAATGGTGTTCTGCCTGCTCAAGAATCAGCAATGATTAATAAAGAAATTTTAAATAATCATATTGATTTACGATTAGGAGCTAATTTAAAAGAAATTAAATCTGATGAAAACGGACAAGTAAAATCAATTATTATTGCTGAAACTGGTGAAGAAATTAAGTGTAATGTTGTTGGATTAACCGCTGGAGTTTCTCCTAATGTTAATTTTGTAAAAGAGTCTGGTATCGAGTTAGGAAGAGGTGTAAAAGTTAATCATTTCCTGGAGACTAATATTAAAGATATTTATGCAATTGGTGATTGTGCAGAACAGCACGAACCTATTGATCAACGCCGTCCGATAGAGGCAGTTTGGTACACAGGTAGAATGATGGGCGAAACATTAGCGCAAACTATTTGCGGCAATAAAACAGCATATAAACCTGGGCATTGGTTTAACTCTGCTAAATTTATGGATATAGAATATCAAACCTACGGTTGGGTATGGGCACAACCTAAAGAAAACGAAGCTCGTTTTTATTGGGAACACGAAAGTGGTAAAAAGTGTATTCACATTAATTATGACAAAAACACTCATGAGTTTATCGGTATAAATAACTTCGGAATTAGAATGCGTCATGAGTTTTTTGATAAAATTCTAACAGAGAAACGTTCTGTAGAATACGTTTTAGAACATTTGGCTGATGCTAATTTTGATCCTGAATTTTTTAAACTTCACGAGAAAGAAATTGTATCGAAATTCAACAAAGAAAACAACACAACGATTCAGTTAAAAAAGAAAAGTTGGAAACGAATTTTTAATAAAGCATAATAAAATGAAAACAATTAAAAACATAGGTTTAACAATATGCTTTATTGGATTTGCTATTTTTACAGCAAGCATATTTATAGGTACAAATAATGTTTCTCAAGAAACTTTTAATACTTGGACTAAACAAAAAGTAAAAAGTGAATTTTTCATAGAGAAAGCACAATCAGAAATTGTAAATAAAGAATTAAGCGCTTTTGAATTATCAAGTAAAATTGTTGAAATAGTAAAAGCTTCAAATGAGTTTCATAAAAGTCAAAAAGAAATTGCTTGGGATAAAATTATTTACTTAAAATGGAATAAAACTTCTAAAGATTTTATTTACCCGTTAACAAGAGCTTCTGTAACTGGTTGGCCTCAACAAAATCAATGGTTATTTTTCTTATTAACTTTCGGATTGGCTATTTTAGGAGGATCAATCGCATTTGCTTCTGATTATAAATTATTAGGTCCCGCAGGTATAAAAAACAATGGGATCTTTCAACATTCTGCTACTAATAGAGGTTATTTAGGGATTTTTGCATTTATCTTTTTTGTTGGATTTTATATGTTCTTATACTTCTTTCCAAACTATTTAGTAAATCCAATTTTATCGGTAAATCCAATTAGCAAAGGAATGAGCGGTAATGAATCTAGTCAATGGTTTTTATATGGATTCATGTATTGTTCGGTAATGAGTGTTTTTGCAATAAGAATGTTTATTAAATACCGTCATAACAATTATCAAATTCTTAGAACAGCGGTTGTTTTATTTTTTCAAATAGCATTCGCCTTTGTAATTCCAGAAATATTAGTAGCCTTTAATCAACCTTGGTTCGATTTTAAAAATGCATTTCCATTAAACTATTCTTTCTTTTTCGATTGGAATATTAACAATCTATTAGCTAGTGGAAACATGGGAATATTCATGTTAGTTTGGGGTATTTTATTAACCTTGGTTATTGTACCTGTAATGGTATATTTCTACGGAAAAAGATGGTATTGTTCTTGGGTTTGTGGTTGTGGTGGATTAGCTGAAACATTAGGAGATCCATACAGACAATTATCAAGTAAGTCTTTATTTTCTTGGAAAGTTGAACGTTGGTTAATTCATGGAGTATTAGTTTTCGCACTAGGAATGACAGCTTTAACATTATATACCTATTTTGCAGAAATAGAAAGTTGGAAAGAAATTGCCTTCGGTATTTCTGCTTATGATATACAAACGTCTTATGGTTTCTTCATTGGTTCAATTTTTTCTGGTGTTATTGGTACAGGTTTTTATCCAATCTTAGGAAATAGAGTTTGGTGTCGTTTTGGATGTCCGTTAGCTGCATACATGGGATTTGTACAACGTTTTAAATCTCGATTTAGAATAACAACTAATGGAGGTCAATGTATTTCTTGTGGAAATTGTTCTACGTATTGTGAACAAGGTATCGATGTACGTTCATATGCACAAAAAGGAGAAAATATTGTACGTTCTAGTTGTGTTGGTTGTGGTATTTGTTCAGCAGTGTGTCCAAGGGGGGTTTTAAAATTAGAAAACGGGCCTGAAAAAGGAAGAATAAACCCTACAGATGTATTATTAGGAAATGATGTTAATTTAATGGAGCTAGTAAATGAGAAATAGGCTACTTTTATTTCTGTTTTTTATATCCTTTGTGGTTTCCTCACAAAAAAGATATCAAAAAGAATATTATGAAAACAATAGTTTAAAAACAGAAGGTTGGCTAGAAGGTGAGCTAAAAACTGATTATTGGAAATTTTATTACAGAAATGGTCAATTAAAAAAAGAAGGCAACTATAAAAAGAATCTCTCAATAAAATATTGGTATTTTTACCGCAAAAACGGAACTCTAGAAAAAGAAGGCCATTTCGTTGATGGGAAAAAAAATAAATGGTGGTTGTTTTATAATAACGAAGGATATGTATATCATAAGTGCCAGTTAAAGAACAATAAGAAAAACGGGTATTGTTTACGTTACAATCAACAAAAATTGGTTAAAGCTGAAAAATATCAACAAGGAAAAAAAATAAAAGAATGGACAGATTTAGCTTCTTTTAAAAAAGAAAATAGCCTGTCCGATTTAAGATAAATGAATCAATCAATTAAAGTAATAATTCCTGCTTATAATGAGCAAGATTCAATAGCTAATGTAATTAACGATATTCCATTAATTGTTAATGAAATAATTGTTATTAGTAACAATTCTACTGATGCCACAGAAAAAAACGCAAAAAATGCAGGAGCAACTGTATTAAAAGAACCTAGAAAAGGATACGGCTATGCTTGTTTAAAAGGAATGGAATATATTGCTTCTCTTAAAGAAAAACCAAATATTGTGGTATTTTTAGATGGTGATTATTCTGATTATCCAGAACAGTTAACCGAATTGGTTACCCCTATTATAAATGATAACATCGACTTTGTAATTGGTAGCCGTGTAAAAGAATTAAGAGAACAAGGCGCTATGACTCCGCAACAAATATTCGGAAACTGGCTCGCAACTTTCTTAATGACCCTCTTTTTTGGCGCTAAATTCACTGATTTAGGTCCTTTTAGAGCTATAAAATATGACAAATTATTAGCCCTTAATATGGAAGATAAAACGTACGGTTGGACTGTGGAAATGCAATTAAAAGCTTTGAAACAGAAGTTTTCATATATAGAGATCCCTATGAAATACCGAAACAGAATTGGTGTATCAAAAGTTTCAGGAACCGTAAAAGGTAGTATATTTGCCGGCATTAAAATATTAACTTGGATATTTAAATACAGCTTTAAATAATGGCTTTACAATATATTATAATTACGATTTACACTATATCTTTAGTGCTTATTTTCATGTACGCTTTAGCACAATTAAATTTACTCTTTAATTATTTAAAAGCTCGAAAACAAAAAGACAATTCAATTAAATTTGACTTATCTAACCCTAAAGAAGTTCCATATATAACCATTCAACTTCCTGTATTTAATGAACTTTATGTAATGGATCGTTTATTAAATAATATTGTAAAGCTTGAATACCCTAGAGAAAAACTTCAAATTCAGGTTTTAGATGACTCTACAGATGAATCAGTAATATCTACAAATAAACACATAAAGGAACTTCAAAAAACAGGATTGGATATCACGCATATTTGTAGAGAAAATCGTCAAGGTTTTAAAGCTGGTGCTTTAAAAGAAGGTTTAAAAATAGCCAAAGGAGAATTTATTGCTATTTTTGATGCTGATTTTTTACCTCAAGAAGATTGGTTATTAAAAACCGTTCCATATTTTAAAGATCCAGAAATTGGAGTTGTACAAACTCGTTGGGGACATATCAACAGAAATTATTCAACTTTAACTAAAATTCAAGCATTTGCATTAGACGCTCATTTTACATTAGAACAAGTTGGTCGAAACAGTAAAGGTCATTTTATTAACTTTAATGGAACAGCTGGTTTATGGCGTAAGGAATGTATTTATGATGCAGGAAATTGGGAAGGAGACACACTTACCGAAGATTTAGATTTAAGTTATAGAGCTCAGTTAAAAAATTGGAAATTCAAGTATTTAGAAGACGTTGAAACCCCTGCAGAGTTACCAGTAGTTATTAGCGCTGCGCGTTCTCAGCAATTTCGATGGAATAAAGGTGGTGCTGAAAATTTTCAAAAAATGGCAAAAAGAGTAGTTTCTAGTAAAAACTTATCTTTTAAATCTAAAATTCACGGTTTATTACATTTATTAAATAGCTCAATGTTTTTAAATGTCTTTTTAGTTGGCGTATTAAGTATCCCTATGTTGTATATCAAAAATGAATATGCACATTTAAAGCCTTATTTTTATATGATGAGCTTTTTTGTAATTAGCTCTTTAATTTTCTTTATTTGTTACTGGCATATGTATAAAAAGACTTATGGTGGTGGAATTAAAAACTTCTTTAGTTATATAGGCGTATTTTTCACTTTCTTTTCTATCGCAATGGGATTTTCTTTACATAATTCAATTGCTGTTTTAGAAGGTCATTTTGGTAAAAAAAGTGAATTTGTTCGCACTCCTAAGTTTAATATTACAACAATTAAAGATGGTTGGAAAAACAATAAATATATTAGCAAAAACATTTCTTTACATGTTATCATTGAAGGACTTTTAGCTATATATTTTGCTTTTGGTATGTATAGCGCATTTATTGTAGGTGATCAAGGAGGTGATTTTGGTTTATTTCCATTTCATTTAATGCTTTTTATTGGATTTGGGTATGTATTTTTTAAATCTATTTTTTCAAAAGCCTAATGTCTTTTTCAAGAAAACACAGTTCTATTACACTAGCCTTAGTTAGTATATTACTTTATTTTGTTTTCGCCTATTTTTTGGAACGTACAGCATTTTATAAATTGCTTTTTTTGTGGATTGGATTATTTACCACGTCTTATTTTTTATATCAATACAAAAAAGATGATTTTTATTTTTTAGCAAGTATTAGTGTATTGTTTAGACTGGTTTTTCTTTTTTCTATTCCAAATTTATCACAAGATTTTTATCGTTTTATTTGGGACGGAAGAATGATTTTAGAAGGTCTTAATCCATATTTATCTTTACCTGAAACCTTTATAGAGCAAAACAACTTACCTATACCACAAGCTAGGGAATTATATGAAGGAATGGGGCAAATGAATGGAAGTCATTTCACCAATTACCCTCCTTTAAATCAGTTGTGCTTCTTAATAGCAGCCATTTTTTCGAACAAAAGTATTATTGGGAATGTAATAACAATGAGAGTTATTATCATCTTGGCCGATGTTGGTATTCTTTACTTCGGTAAGAAACTTTTAGAAAAATTGAGGTTACCTGTTTATAATATATTTTTTTACGCCTTAAATCCTTTTATTATTATAGAAATGACTGGTAATTTGCATTTCGAACCTGTAATGCTATTCTTCTTTGTTTGGTGTTTGTATAAATTACAACAAAAAAAATGGATTTGGTCAGCGATTTTATTAGCTTGTTCTATTTCTGTAAAATTAATTCCTTTACTTTTTTTGCCTTTATTTTTTCAATGGTTTATAAAAAATGATTTAAAAGATTCAGCTAATAGTTATTCATTAAAATTAAGAACAACAAAACTTGTAAGTTTTTATATAATTATCTTTATAACTATTATCTTTTTATTTTCACCTTTTTACTCTACACGATTAGTCTCAAATTATATTAATTCTGTTGGTCTTTGGTTTAAAAATTTCGAATTTAATGCTAGCTTTTATTATGTAGCTAGAGAAATTGGCTATTTATTTAGAGGTTATAATGAGATAGCTATAATCGGTAAAATAACACCTCTCATAACCATTGTTTTTTTAATAGTTATTACTTTTTTCAGAAAGAACAGGTCTTCAATACAACTAATAACAGCCATGTTGTTTGGCTTATCTTTTTACTACTTTACAAGTTCAACAATGCATCCATGGTATATTGCTACACTACTAATTTTATCTGTTTTTACTAAATATCGATTTCCTATAATTTGGAGTTTGGTTGTGATTTTAAGTTATCAAGCGTATTCAAACCAACCCTGGAAAGAGAACTTATGGTTTATCATATTAGAATATAGTATCGTGTATAGCTTTCTAATATGGGAATTATTCATAAAAAAACCCATTCAAAAAATTGAATGGGAAAAATTGCTATGAAAAAGAAGTGGTTTTGCAACCACATTCCAAATATAGAGAATCTTTTCTTTCTTTCAAAATAAAAAGATTGTAAACTTAGACTTTAGAAACCTTATTATTTGTAATCATATATTTATCGTTACTTTCAATACAAATTGCCTCTCCATTTTTATCAAAATTTAAACGGTGACCATATTCACTAACCCAACCTATTTGTTTCGAAGGGTTACCAACTACTAATGCATACGGTAGCACTTCTTTAGTAACTACTGCTCCCGCACCAACAAATGCGTATTCTCCAATCTCATTACCACACACAATTGTTGCATTAGCACCTATACTTGCTCCTTTTTTAACAATTGTTTTTAAATATTGATCTTGTCTTTTTATGGCACTTCTTGGATTTATAACGTTCGTAAAGACCATTGATGGCCCTAAAAAAACATCATCATCACAAATAACACCAGTGTAAATAGATACATTATTCTGAACTTTAACATTATTACCCAAAACCACTTTAGGTGAAATAACTACATTTTGACCTATAGTACAATTATTTCCTATAGTACAATTAGGCATTACATGGCTAAAGTGCCAAATCTTAGTACCTAAACCAATAGTACAATCATCATCAATTACTGTTGTTTCGTGTGCAAAAAAAAGTTTTTGTGTATCCATAAAACAAAAATAAAAAACTCAACTTAAATAGTTGAGTTTTTAAATTTATTCTACTTTAAAAGTAATTGGCAAAGTATATTTAACTTTTACAGGTTTGTTATTCTGCTTACCTGGTATAAATTTGGGTATTTTGCTTACCACTTTATTGGTTTCTTTTGTTAACCTTTTATGAGGTGCTCTTATTTTCACATCAGATATTACTCCTGATTTATTTATTATAAATTGTGTGAAAATTTTATACTTACCCGATCTTAACCCTAAATCTTGCGCAATTTCAGCATCGAAATACCTTTGTACATGTTTTTTAATTTTTTTCTCAAAACATTTTCTATTATCTTCTTCTGATAATCCTTCACATCCTTTAAAAACGGGTCTATTTTGAACGTTATTTATAGATACTGGTCCTTCTATTGGTTTAATAGATTTTGGTGTTTCTTTCTTCTCCCCAGTTGTAATTGTTGGTGCTTCATTAATTCGTAAATCAATTACAGGCGCTGGAGTCGTTTCTGGTTTTTTTTCAATTACTGGAAGAACAAAAATTTTAACTGGTTCCCTTTT
This genomic stretch from Tenacibaculum sp. Bg11-29 harbors:
- a CDS encoding NAD(P)/FAD-dependent oxidoreductase, coding for MEHVVIIGNGISGVTAARHIRKLSDKRITIISTETDYFFSRTALMYVYMGHMKFEHTQPYEPWFWKKNNIELKKGFVININTSSKELEFSNGEKFSFDKLIIATGSKPNKFGWPGQDLNGVMGMYHKQDLENLEKYAPNNKVCKRAVIIGGGLIGIELAEMLHSRNIPVTFLVREKSFWNGVLPAQESAMINKEILNNHIDLRLGANLKEIKSDENGQVKSIIIAETGEEIKCNVVGLTAGVSPNVNFVKESGIELGRGVKVNHFLETNIKDIYAIGDCAEQHEPIDQRRPIEAVWYTGRMMGETLAQTICGNKTAYKPGHWFNSAKFMDIEYQTYGWVWAQPKENEARFYWEHESGKKCIHINYDKNTHEFIGINNFGIRMRHEFFDKILTEKRSVEYVLEHLADANFDPEFFKLHEKEIVSKFNKENNTTIQLKKKSWKRIFNKA
- a CDS encoding 4Fe-4S dicluster domain-containing protein, translating into MKTIKNIGLTICFIGFAIFTASIFIGTNNVSQETFNTWTKQKVKSEFFIEKAQSEIVNKELSAFELSSKIVEIVKASNEFHKSQKEIAWDKIIYLKWNKTSKDFIYPLTRASVTGWPQQNQWLFFLLTFGLAILGGSIAFASDYKLLGPAGIKNNGIFQHSATNRGYLGIFAFIFFVGFYMFLYFFPNYLVNPILSVNPISKGMSGNESSQWFLYGFMYCSVMSVFAIRMFIKYRHNNYQILRTAVVLFFQIAFAFVIPEILVAFNQPWFDFKNAFPLNYSFFFDWNINNLLASGNMGIFMLVWGILLTLVIVPVMVYFYGKRWYCSWVCGCGGLAETLGDPYRQLSSKSLFSWKVERWLIHGVLVFALGMTALTLYTYFAEIESWKEIAFGISAYDIQTSYGFFIGSIFSGVIGTGFYPILGNRVWCRFGCPLAAYMGFVQRFKSRFRITTNGGQCISCGNCSTYCEQGIDVRSYAQKGENIVRSSCVGCGICSAVCPRGVLKLENGPEKGRINPTDVLLGNDVNLMELVNEK
- a CDS encoding toxin-antitoxin system YwqK family antitoxin codes for the protein MRNRLLLFLFFISFVVSSQKRYQKEYYENNSLKTEGWLEGELKTDYWKFYYRNGQLKKEGNYKKNLSIKYWYFYRKNGTLEKEGHFVDGKKNKWWLFYNNEGYVYHKCQLKNNKKNGYCLRYNQQKLVKAEKYQQGKKIKEWTDLASFKKENSLSDLR
- a CDS encoding glycosyltransferase family 2 protein, coding for MNQSIKVIIPAYNEQDSIANVINDIPLIVNEIIVISNNSTDATEKNAKNAGATVLKEPRKGYGYACLKGMEYIASLKEKPNIVVFLDGDYSDYPEQLTELVTPIINDNIDFVIGSRVKELREQGAMTPQQIFGNWLATFLMTLFFGAKFTDLGPFRAIKYDKLLALNMEDKTYGWTVEMQLKALKQKFSYIEIPMKYRNRIGVSKVSGTVKGSIFAGIKILTWIFKYSFK
- a CDS encoding cellulose synthase family protein encodes the protein MALQYIIITIYTISLVLIFMYALAQLNLLFNYLKARKQKDNSIKFDLSNPKEVPYITIQLPVFNELYVMDRLLNNIVKLEYPREKLQIQVLDDSTDESVISTNKHIKELQKTGLDITHICRENRQGFKAGALKEGLKIAKGEFIAIFDADFLPQEDWLLKTVPYFKDPEIGVVQTRWGHINRNYSTLTKIQAFALDAHFTLEQVGRNSKGHFINFNGTAGLWRKECIYDAGNWEGDTLTEDLDLSYRAQLKNWKFKYLEDVETPAELPVVISAARSQQFRWNKGGAENFQKMAKRVVSSKNLSFKSKIHGLLHLLNSSMFLNVFLVGVLSIPMLYIKNEYAHLKPYFYMMSFFVISSLIFFICYWHMYKKTYGGGIKNFFSYIGVFFTFFSIAMGFSLHNSIAVLEGHFGKKSEFVRTPKFNITTIKDGWKNNKYISKNISLHVIIEGLLAIYFAFGMYSAFIVGDQGGDFGLFPFHLMLFIGFGYVFFKSIFSKA
- a CDS encoding mannosyltransferase — encoded protein: MSFSRKHSSITLALVSILLYFVFAYFLERTAFYKLLFLWIGLFTTSYFLYQYKKDDFYFLASISVLFRLVFLFSIPNLSQDFYRFIWDGRMILEGLNPYLSLPETFIEQNNLPIPQARELYEGMGQMNGSHFTNYPPLNQLCFLIAAIFSNKSIIGNVITMRVIIILADVGILYFGKKLLEKLRLPVYNIFFYALNPFIIIEMTGNLHFEPVMLFFFVWCLYKLQQKKWIWSAILLACSISVKLIPLLFLPLFFQWFIKNDLKDSANSYSLKLRTTKLVSFYIIIFITIIFLFSPFYSTRLVSNYINSVGLWFKNFEFNASFYYVAREIGYLFRGYNEIAIIGKITPLITIVFLIVITFFRKNRSSIQLITAMLFGLSFYYFTSSTMHPWYIATLLILSVFTKYRFPIIWSLVVILSYQAYSNQPWKENLWFIILEYSIVYSFLIWELFIKKPIQKIEWEKLL
- a CDS encoding acyltransferase → MDTQKLFFAHETTVIDDDCTIGLGTKIWHFSHVMPNCTIGNNCTIGQNVVISPKVVLGNNVKVQNNVSIYTGVICDDDVFLGPSMVFTNVINPRSAIKRQDQYLKTIVKKGASIGANATIVCGNEIGEYAFVGAGAVVTKEVLPYALVVGNPSKQIGWVSEYGHRLNFDKNGEAICIESNDKYMITNNKVSKV
- a CDS encoding energy transducer TonB, whose protein sequence is MKSQKKNPRKQLEKFSSIFTQLGLVLVLFIVFVSLEHETEKTAQFYDDSGREIETVFDFSPDIIIEKVKTDVKKPIKREPVKIFVLPVIEKKPETTPAPVIDLRINEAPTITTGEKKETPKSIKPIEGPVSINNVQNRPVFKGCEGLSEEDNRKCFEKKIKKHVQRYFDAEIAQDLGLRSGKYKIFTQFIINKSGVISDVKIRAPHKRLTKETNKVVSKIPKFIPGKQNNKPVKVKYTLPITFKVE